The Phacochoerus africanus isolate WHEZ1 chromosome 15, ROS_Pafr_v1, whole genome shotgun sequence genome has a segment encoding these proteins:
- the LOC125116957 gene encoding pecanex-like protein 2 — MVSQALQLLRQGVWAALTGGWYHDPEQSKFTNSCHLYLWLFLLLLPLALHLQKPSVSLHG; from the exons ATGGTATCCCAGGCGCTGCAGCTGCTCCGGCAGGGCGTGTGGGCCGCGCTCACCGGCGGCTGGTACCACGACCCGGAGCAGAGCAAGTTCACCAACAGCTGCCACCTCTACCTGTGGctgttcctgctgctgctgccgctggcCCTGCACCTC CAAAAACCTTCAGTGAGTTTGCATGGCTGA